The window AATGCCTTAATATCCACCTTACGGGGGGGTACATCTTGTTTGATTGAAAGAGCTGACGCTGCTCCAGCAGCTTGTCCAGTAACCATAGCAAAATCAACCATCCGTGTTACCGAGGTGGACCGCCGCTCCGCAGAAACACAGCGTCCGGCAACCAATAGATTTTCAATCTTGAGAGGTACTGTAAGACGGAAGGGAACCTGGAAATGTGCCTCTGTAAATGCAGGCATAGCCCCTTCAGGGCCATCAAGACAAAGAGGATACACCCCTACAGAATCTTCAAACCTAGCTTCATCAAATATTTCTTTAAAAGTAATCTGATACTCTCCTTTAATTCTACGAGTTTCGCGAATACCAATACTCATTGCAAAATTTCGAAGTTTTGCGTTCTGCAAACCTTTGTAATATTTACGAAGGAGGGGAATAGTATCTATTATATCTTTACGGCTTTGAATTTCTGCCCTGGTCAGGCTGAGTACATCTGTTCCGTCCACTTCAAGGAAAGAATGATTCAATGCGGTAAGCTCATGCTTTGTGGTCCTGTTATAGATATAACCCCGATTTGTACTTTCAGGGAAAACCTCACCGGCGGCAATGGCATCTTGCCACCCATGGTACATCCGCTTATGCATGATGGGGTGACGTTGGGCGGGATCCGAATCCGCATCTTCTTCTACTGCCTCCACGTCAACATCAGTAAGGCCATAAATTAAAGTTCCCTCCTGGAGATATCCAGGAGGAAGGCGACCATTGGGACCATCCAATATACAACATTCCACTCCGGCCCGATAAGCGATATCAGCATCTCCCGTACAATCAATTACCCGCTTGGCCTTAATAGCGGTTCTGCCGGATTTACTTTCTGTAATTACTCCAAATAAAATATTACCTTCCATAAGAGGCATAACTCCCTGACAGTGAAGAACCGGAATTACCCCATTCTCTTTAATATATTCATCTGCCACATATTTAAACATTTCCG is drawn from Leadbettera azotonutricia ZAS-9 and contains these coding sequences:
- a CDS encoding FAD-dependent oxidoreductase, whose protein sequence is MAEFILEPCREISVLLEVDVVVVGGGPAGIAASVGSARTGAKTVVVEQYGCLGGLLSLAAMEPPSWWRNERSYMPGGVVEDLDQKMLSMGATTKSLFKPSIALAYDTEMFKYVADEYIKENGVIPVLHCQGVMPLMEGNILFGVITESKSGRTAIKAKRVIDCTGDADIAYRAGVECCILDGPNGRLPPGYLQEGTLIYGLTDVDVEAVEEDADSDPAQRHPIMHKRMYHGWQDAIAAGEVFPESTNRGYIYNRTTKHELTALNHSFLEVDGTDVLSLTRAEIQSRKDIIDTIPLLRKYYKGLQNAKLRNFAMSIGIRETRRIKGEYQITFKEIFDEARFEDSVGVYPLCLDGPEGAMPAFTEAHFQVPFRLTVPLKIENLLVAGRCVSAERRSTSVTRMVDFAMVTGQAAGAASALSIKQDVPPRKVDIKALQQELRNQRVHIE